The nucleotide sequence AACCAGACATGCTGGGTGCTGCCGCGGTCGGTTTTGAAGAGGCGGTATTCCGCCGGGGAGAGCTGCATGCCGGGCTGGGTGATGACCTGCCGGCGGTCCGAGCCGGCGGTGATGCTGGACCAGCCGGCCCCCGGCCAGCAGGCGTCGGGGGTGTGGGAAGCCACCTGGCTCACGGAGGTCTGGCCGGCGGGCCAGTAGGCGACATACACGGTCAGCTGGGTATTCCCCCCGCTTTCGGTGGTGCGGAGGTAGGTGCGTTCCGAGAGATAGTCGGTCCGGAGGATGTCGGAAAACCGGTAGAGATCGTCGGGAGTCACCACTTGCCAGCCGGCGGCCTCGGCCGGGAGCAGGCGGGCGAAAGGGACGGATTCCGGGACCTGGATGGTCGTGATGGACCGGGAATTGAGGTAGAAGAAACCGCCCAAACCGAGCACCAGGGCGGCGCCGGTCCAGAACACCCGCAGGGCACCGAGCGGGAGGGTGATGGGGCGGTCGGCTGGTGGGGTCTCCGGTGGGTCGCGACTTTCCAACAGGACGGCGAGCCCGGCCAGAATGGCCGCGGTGACCCCGAGGATCGCGAAGCCGGTGGCATCATGCCAGGTGCCGCTGATGTCGGTGCCGTGGTTGGCCAAGAGGGTGAGGGTGAGCGAGCGCAGCAGGTTCATGCCCAGGGCCAGCGCGGGCGCCGCGATGATCAGGAGCAGGCGCCGGGCGGGCCGCCGCACCTGCCAGGCGGCGAAGAAGAATCCGGCGTAGATGCAGGAAATGAGGCTGCGCACGCCACTGCAGGCCTCCTCGACGCCCACGGTGGTGCGGGCGAGTTCGATGATGTTGCCATGTTGCCGGGCGG is from Lacunisphaera limnophila and encodes:
- a CDS encoding exosortase/archaeosortase family protein, translated to MTSAALPAPPAARVRLPAGILVMLAALGASVIAYSLHLWPEWSRNPDLSHGFFAPLIFLLLLWESRKQGPWRWLPARPWALGLLTLTVTAGLALVGLAGLFAATLAWNHAVVLFLLAAALSALLGAGLLVLADERVRLLPLNWISVTALLLWPMVAPIPDGTYARLTFSLQSWVTGAVMDALQILGIPARQHGNIIELARTTVGVEEACSGVRSLISCIYAGFFFAAWQVRRPARRLLLIIAAPALALGMNLLRSLTLTLLANHGTDISGTWHDATGFAILGVTAAILAGLAVLLESRDPPETPPADRPITLPLGALRVFWTGAALVLGLGGFFYLNSRSITTIQVPESVPFARLLPAEAAGWQVVTPDDLYRFSDILRTDYLSERTYLRTTESGGNTQLTVYVAYWPAGQTSVSQVASHTPDACWPGAGWSSITAGSDRRQVITQPGMQLSPAEYRLFKTDRGSTQHVWFWHLFDGRVIDYRDPYSLSALLQIALKYGFSRQGSQYFVRISSNRPWSELADEPLLREILTNLDQVGL